The following nucleotide sequence is from Bradyrhizobium roseum.
AATCGCGGAGGTGAACGCCCTGGAATCAGCAACGCCTGAAGACAGAGAAAGACGACACGCGCGGCTTCGCAACAGTGTCGAGTGTTTGTCTGATGAACTACGCTATTCGTTGGAGGAGGCGTGGGGTAATCCTGTTGAACCCGTCGAAGATCGTGCCTCATCTTCCGAGCCGTCTCGAACCGATCTGCCTACGGGATGCTGGCAGCCAGAAGAGATAAAGAAGCAACAACGCGTTATATTTCACTCCCGGCCCAATTTTACTCCCTTCTAACAACGACCCCGATCTGTGATTTTGTCGCGTCAGTGCCACAGCACTCATCCACGGCGTCTGCTCCACTGTGGCCTTGGTGAGGTTGATAAACTGGAAGAGGACTGTTGCGCCGATAGATGCGCCGCCGTTCACTCGATAGGACGATAGGATTCACCCGCTAATAGTAGCACCGTCGCGCTGCTTAATGATAAAAGTGCTCGGGGAGCTGGGAATGCCGGGTCTGAATGAAGTCATGAAGGCGCTGGGCGTCGGCCTGCCGTTTCTGTACGCGGCGGGCACGTATTACCTCTTCCATCGCCTGGACATGCGAGCGTCCGGTCCAGCAAAGAAGGCGTTCTCCGACTGGTTTACAAGACGGTACGACCGCTCTGAGGTAGCTTCAGCCGTGGTCGAGGTGTTCGACCGCGTTTACACCCGGCCGCTCTTTGGCTGGCGCGCATTCTTGCGCTCTCTAGCCCTCACTCTCCTAACTGCCGTCATCTTCGTCGAGATGTTTTTCCCGATGATATTCCCCGTCGCGCGTTCGTCAGCAATCCTGGTCGCGACTTGAACGGCAGCATACCCAATGAAAACGCAGATGCTCACCACCACCCAAAAGTAACGGGAGCTGCCAGACGTTATTGGGTAGCCAATGGACATTGCAGATGCCCGATTTTGGAGTGAATACGGGCGAATATGCAGTCTGAGGAGTTAAGGCAAAATTAGCATTGGCATAGGCGCGGTAGGGGCTGTGTTCTGCCGGGGCATCGAGCATACCGCTTCGTGATGGCAGCATCATAAACAGAAAACTAATTCACTCTCCTTTACGGGCGATTCATCCCAAAACGATGATCAGGGCCTCATCCCGACGAAAGCAATTGTGTTCCTCCAGAAGTTGCATAATGTTCCAAGGATAACTGGGGGAATAGACATATGGCAAAGTTATCGTCCAAAGTAGCGGCTCGAATTGCGGTTCAGTTGAAGAAATATCAGGGCATCCTTACTGGCCTGCAAAAGCGCGATGTGAGCGAAGCGGACACGGTCACCGTCGTTAACGACATGCTTTCCGACATCTGCGGGTATGATAAATACATTCATGTTACGGGTCAGCTCGCCATTCGTGGCACCTTTGTTGATCTTGCGGTTCGTGTTGATGACGAAATTCGTTTCTTGATTGAGGTCAAAGCGATTGGGATCGAACTCAAGGATGCACACGTTAAGCAAGCAATCGACTACGCTGCGAACGAAGGCATTGAGTGGGTCGTGCTGACGAACGGTGTCAACTGGCGCATCTATAAGGTCCACTTCGGCCAGCCTATCGAGAAGATCTTGGTCTTCGATCTGGATGCTATCGAGGCAAGTGCGAAAGGCCCTGAAGTTCTTGAATGCTTCGGAAACTTGAGCCGGGAAGGCTTCTCAAAAAACACCATGGCGGAGTTCCTGCTCCATAAACAGGTGACCAATAAGTTTACGGTAGCTGCGGTTTTGCAGACCGATTTTGTCTTGGAAGTCCTGCGCCGTGAGATTCGTCGGATGAGTGCTGGCGTCAAGGTTGAGGTCGAATACCTCAAATCGCTGCTTCAGGACGAGGTGATCAAGCGCGACTTAATTGAGGGCGAAGAAGCGAAGGCTACGCTTCAGAACATTCGGCGTTTGCAGCGAGCAGCGACGCGGAAAAAAGCTGGCGTTAAGTTTGTGGATGACGCTCCAACTGTTGCTCCGGTCGGCGACGCTTCGGCTACTCCTCCTAGGGCGATTGTTGAACCAGTTGTGACGGTGAAATCCGCATAAGCAGCGTTGCGATGTAATCGAACTGGAACCGCCTCCTGTGGCCAGGACGGTAGTACCGCGTTGAAATGAGGGTGGCAAAGGTCGCCTCATTTAGTCGTGACGATACGCGTCGGCCAAGCATACGTTCTCGCCCATCACCTCTATTGCATCGTAGCACCATCGGCGTTGCTTCACGATACCCATCCCTCAATCTGACTGCTTCACGTCTTGTTGTACTGTTTCATCACATTCGTCCAAATTTCCCTGAGCTTGATTACATGTGCGAGTGCTGGCTTGAAAAGCCGCCACTCATTCGCGTGCTTCACGGGTCTGTTGCAGTCTCTTCGTTGTTGCGCATTGTATAGTTCGATGTTGTCTCACAACACGTCGTAATGCAGCGTCTTGTTTGCGACGAGGAGGGTTTATGGCGGATGGCCAATTGGTGAACGGTAGACGAAGATCGGCGAATAATGTTCCGTCGACTGCGAATGGTCGAGAGGCAAAGACGATTCCGTTTGCCGAGCGTCTGAGCTGTACGATCGACGAAGCGTGCGAAGCAACCGGCTTGGGGCGCACTAAACTTTACGAGCTGATAGCAACCGGCCAACTCATCGCTACAACGGTCGGACGTCGACGCTTGATAATGGTGCGATCACTCTTCGCGCTACTTGGCGAAGCCGGTGTGATAGCCAAGGACAGTGGGTGAGCGGCGTCATCGCTGTGCCCCACGTCCTGAGCCGCCATTGCCGCCGCGGCCCTTGTACGACCCTGGCACCATGAGACGCCGCTCAGAGACCTGTAGGTCGCCCACGCGCATACGCCTGAACTGGGCATAGCGCGCGCCGGTCGCGGCCAGACAACGACGATGTGATAGAGATCGCCGTCGTATCTCTGCTCCCTGTCAACTTCCAACGCTTTTGAAGTAGTTCAGCGATCTGCTGATCTGTGAGGATCTGGTTGTCTCGAGCTAACCGTCGTCTCATCATCGTCCTCAATCCGCTCGGCTGTGAAGCCGGCTTTCACGTCGGTGAGGAACGTGGGATTTAACTTCTTTCGATTCGCGGAAAGCCGGGGCCGCAGGTCGTTCATAAGCCGCTGTTTTGTCGTGACCTTGAGTTCCTTCGGTAAGCCCTAACGCCACATTATCAGATCATCTTCCTTCACCTCCTGCAGATGCACCGCCGCGAGAGGTGTAGCCTCGATCGCTCGCTGAGTGCAGCGGTTGTCTTGGCCGAGTACGTAGCGCCGGAGTTTGTTGGCGGCATCGGACCGCATGTCGCGACCTGTTCGCCGCCGTTTACGAGCGTCGCGCTCCTTGATGTAGGCCTCAACGGCTGATCGCACGGTAGGGACAGGTCCCGCTGCCTGCGCCGCCGCTTCTGCCCCGGACCGAGCGACGGCGTCTCCGAGCTCGACTTGCCGAAGTCAACCGAGGAACGAGCGGCCGAACCCAAGGGCGTCAAAGGGACCCGGGCACCGCCATCCTCGATTGAAATTGATGTCTTGACATCCCTCGGTCGCACAACCCATGATATAGGCATATTTTATTGATCGGAGGCTGCGATGTATCGCCTGGTTCCGTTCTTCATTTCCGCATTTTTAAATAGTCCGGCCCTTAGACGTTTCATGGTTCTGACCGCGGTTTGCTTAGTGTTAGGGACACCTGCCCAAAGCGAGCCCTATGATATTCCGCAGGACACGGCGGCCGCGATTAATCGTCCTGACGAGTATGCGTGGAAATTGTTTGTAGCGCTCAATTGGCCAGCAGATGTGACAAAGCGCGCGGCAAGTCCTACCGCAAAATTTGGTGCGGACGGACCGGTTGTCTGGGAAACTTGGAAGAACGCGCGCGGTGAGGTTTTTCGATCGGATGGAAAGGATCCCGGCGATTGGCTGGACCAGCCGGCTGTGGTCGCCTCGCGGAACGCTACCGACGTTGATCCCAGGCCGCTCCAACAAATCGCCCGCGACAATCAACTTGGAATTTTTCAGCCGGCGTTTGATCCCGTCGCGGCAATAAACCAAATCAACGAAACCCGCCTCAATAAGGAGGCCTACGAATTCGTCCGCAGCAAGACGCTTTACAATCGCGACGGCCAGAACGCGCTCGCCAAGGCCGGTGAATTGACGATCTCGTTCCCGCTTCCGGCAAAGGAGATCAAGGCGCAATGGCGTGTGATTAGCGAAGCGGACAAGCTCCGGTACCACTGGACGACGCTTCGCCAGGGCAACACGACCATCATTTTCGGTCTAACCGCGCTCCATATCACCACGAAGGATCTGCCGAATTGGTTCTGGGCAACCTTCGAGCATGTCGATAACCCAACGCGCCCGGGAAATGAACCATGGATGCTCGAATCGCGCGACAGCTTTGCATGTCCGACCGCTCCGCATAATTGCAACTTGGCGCCCAGCGGAATCGGTTTACAGGGAACCAAATGGGCGTTCTTTCGGCTGAGGGGCACGCAAACAGATTTCGTTGACTCGCGTGGAAACATTACGCTGCTCGCGAACTCGCAACCCGAAGGAGGGTTCCAGAAGAGCTCGTCGTGCATCACTTGCCATGCACGCGCGACCATCGGCGCGAGCGGCAACGATCGGCTACAGGTCTTTATGCCGAATGGCGAGAGCGCTAACGGACCGCCGGATTCGAACTGGTTCGTTACCAAGGACGCCAGCGGCAAGTCGATCCTCCGATATACTCAACTGGATTTCGTTTGGTCGCTATTCCGCGCCCAGCCGAAGCAATAGGGCTGGAGCTTCGCAATGTCTGATGAATCCCGTCGCCAGCGCGTGACACGGTCGCTGGGCGCTGCCGCGCTGCTACTCGCGCTTGGCAGCATTTCGTCCGGTTACGCGGCCGAAATCGTCATGAAGAAAGCTACGCCTGCCGGCGCAGGCGCCCCCCAGATCGACGGCGGCACTAGGCAGGACGTAGCGACGTGGCCGGCAACGCTCAAATATTTTCTGTCGGATAATTTCGCCTGCACCAGCACCATCGTTGGCGAACGCGCGGTGATTACGGCGGCACATTGCGTCGCTGGTGCGACCCAGGCAAAAGTGGATTTGGGCGCCGATATATTTCCGATCGACTGCACCACGCATCCGCTTTTCGTCCGCGAGACACTCGAGGCCGATATTGCCTTGTGCTACAGTTCGAAGGATTTCCCCAGCACCATAGGATTTGAAAATCTCGATCTGCGGTCGACGCGCGTACGCATCGACAGCAACCTGTATCTGCTCGGGTTTGGCTGTCGCAATGTGAATACACTCGCCGGCGACGGCGAGCTTTATGGCGGCAGCGCGAGGGTATACCAGTTGGCCACGTTGCCGACCGGCCATGTTCGAACCCGGGGCGGCGTCGTGATTTGTCCGGGTGACAGCGGCGGCTCCGCCTACATGCTGGCGGTCGACGACAAGCCGGTAAATCCACGGTCGATCGTCGGCATCAATTCGGGCTATATCGCTGTTAACCGCGTCTCCGCGATAACAGGACTTACCGGGGTGATGGCGGACTTCATCCGCGACTGGGCAGACGACAGGAAGGCACGCATATGCGGCGTTCACCAGGACGCGCGGTTTTGTCACGATCGATTCTCGCCTTGAGGGCCACGATGCGCGCTCGTAAGCTGCTCGTCTCCTGCTGCATTATTTCCTTGCTTGGACTCTGTTCGCCATCGGCTCTTGGCCAGGACACCAGCAAGGACCTTCTCATTAAAACGAAAAAACTCACTCCCGAGCTGGTGGTAGCGGCCGCCAAGCTCGGAAAAGAACGGATGATCCCGGCCAAGGCCAACTCGGACATCTTGAAGCTGATCGCGGAGATCTGCGGTACCGCCAATGCGCGCCGCTACTATCTTCCGGTCTTTCTATCGGCCAACGCCGGCAATGAGGATATTCGATCTGGGAAGACGATTCTTACCAAGGACGCAACGCTGGTCTTTCCGGCCTGCCTCTATGCAGATGAGCAGCTTGCGACGGCCAAGGCATCGAACACGCGCATCGAATGGGGCAAGCTGACCCCGACCACGGCGCGTACGTTGCAGGATGCGATGCGCAAGACCGAGCCGTCTGCTGCCGCGCTCCCCAAGAGCACCAAATGGATCGCAAGCGCGAGTACGACCGCGGCGCTCGAGGATGTCTCCAGCACTAATTGGGGCGGGCAACTGATAGGCTATGAACATCTCAACAAGACGATTCCAAAGAAATTGGTCCAGCAGGGCCCCGCCATCGTCGCGGGATTCGACAGCGGGCGCATTCTCGATCCTGGTGCGAGCGAACAATACAAGAAGCTGCTGAAAGGGTCGCTCGCCACCGACGCAACGTCGCTCGACAGCAACCTGATCCTGAATTCGACCGCCTTCGAGCGCATTGCGCGAGCGCAAGATATTCGGGCGTCCAATCAGACGACTGACTTCAGCAGACTGCCTACCGGCTCCAGCGTTGTTACGTCGGATTTCGCGCCTGGCGGATATCAGCTCACCCTCAAGGAGGGTACCGATGTCAAGGCGGCCGCGAAGGAAATCTTCGCTGCTTTGCCGCCGACGGGCTCGGCGGTCGGCCAATTGTCGAAGTTCACGCCGTACTTTGCCGAACCGCTCAGTGGCGGCGCCGGCGACTGCACGCCCGGCGCGGCCAAGAAATGGCCGATCGATCTCGACGAACTCAAGACCGTCCTAGAAGCGCGCAAACGCATCGGTAAAATGCCGCTTACGGGCAGGCTGCTGATCCTCGACACCGGATTCCCGCGCGGGAAGGTCGGCACCGCCCCGTTCAGCCAAAATTTCTTCCATCCTAGTCCGCGCGATGACGATCCACTGAGGGAGCGCTTCTTGTGGACGGTCGCGCGTCCACCGGAATACTTCAACGAGAACTCAGAAAATGCCAGCCACGGCGTCGGCGTGCTCGCGCTGGCGCTCGGAGGGACGCAGCTTCTGGACGAAGGCTGGCTCTGGCAATACATCGATACACAAGGCGGCTTCATCGTCGACTTAATGGGCTATCAGCGGATTCCCGGCAACAAGTTGGGTGTCGATGCCAACGCGGTCACGCGAAGCCTGTCCGGAACCGGCTGGGGTCAAGCCGATATCGTGTCCGTCAACCTCAGCCTCAAATTCAATATCGAGACGATGGAAGAGGCGCCCGACTTCAGCGGCTATTTCAACGAGCAGCAACAAGTTCTGTTTGTGATCGCCGCCGGCAATGATGGAGCCGACGTGGTCGGCATCATCCCGGCGCAGTGGGGCGGCACGTCCAAGCGAAATGTACTGACGGTTGGCGCCGTGTCATCCGACAACAGATATTGGGCGAAATCCAACAAGAGCCAATCCTTTGTCGATATCGGCGCGCCAGGTTGCGCGGTGCCGACCTTGTCCTGGAACAGCACATCGCAAAAGTTCGAGCCGGTCGTGCTGAGCGGTACATCGTTCTCCGCCCCGCTGGCGTCCTTTGCTTCCAACCTGCTCCAGGAATTCACGGCCGGTGCAAGGCGCAAGGCGCGAATCCTGTCGAGCGGCCGCTTCTCCAGCGACCTTCGGAAAACAACACGATCGTCCCGGGTGCTCGATATACCAGCAGCGCTCGCTACTCCTTTTGACGTTGTACGCATGGGTGACGGAAAGATGCGTCTCGGGCGCATTACCTGGGCTCCCGGGCGCACGCTTTGCAATGTCCCGTTCGTTCAGAACAGTTTTGCGCAAGTTCATCGCACCGACACGCCTGACGAGGTTAGCGTCGTCCGCAAGATTGGGCCAACCAATCAGGGGGCGATAGATTTTCCGAATTGCACGCTGGCGAGCGGCCAGCTCAGCAGCATAGGCTTTCAGGAGGCCGTGGCATCTGACGATGGACTAAGACTCGGGCCCGCCGAGACGCTGGATTTCAGAAATCTCGAGAGCATCACCTTCTGCGACAACTGCGACTTGTGGCAGCCGTAGGCCGATGTCGGGCTTTGCGCGTAGCGGTCCGAACCGGGACGAGAGACCCGAAGCAGCTCAATGCGGCCTCGTAGCATCGCCGCCTGCCTGGAAGAGGCACGGCTAACCTCCGGGCGGCTTGCGCTCGTTGCGCGAGGGCGGTGACCGGTATTTGGTGCATCGCTTAGCTGCCTCTACGTTCTTGTCGTTGCAGGTCGGCATCTAACTTCGGCTACGGAGGGACGAGGAGAAACGATGTTCAATGAGAGATTGAGAGTGATCGCTCGCGGGCACTTGCGATCTGTCCCAACTTATGATTGATTTGATCTGTTCATTGATGCGTTTGATGCGCGGGCGTTTACGATGCCTTCGAAGAGTTACTGTTTGGCTTTCGCGTTATTCGCCCTCGTCACGTCCGGCGCAGCTGTGATTCAGCCGTCCAGCGCGAGAGCTCAAGCCGCTCTTCCAGCGGGTGTCTCCAAGGAAGAGGCCTTCGGTACCGTTCTGAAAGCGTCAAAGTGGGAGCGTTTGAACATCCAGGTCTGCTGGGAAAATCCAGTCACAGACGACGCGCCTTACCGTTTGATCGTGCGATCGGCTGTGGAGGAAACGTGGCAGCGTTATTCGAGGATTAAATTCGAAGGATGGGGGAAGTGTGCACAAGACACGCCCGGAATCCATATTCGCATTTCGGATGAGGGCGCCCACACCAAGGCACTCGGCAAGTTTCTCGACCAGCGCCCCGACGGGATGGTCCTCAACTTTACCTTCAAGACATGGAGCAAAAGCTGTCAGGCGACCCGCGAGTTCTGTGTATACGCCGTCGCGGCTCATGAGTTCGGGCATGCCTTGGGTTTTGCCCATGAGCAAAATCGTGCAGACGCTCCCGCCGAATGCCACAAGGACGCCCAAGGAACGCCTGGCGACTACAACGTTACGAAGTACGATCCACAATCCATCATGAATTATTGTAACCCGATATGGAACGGCGACGGCAAACTCAGCGACCTCGACATCGAGGCGCTCCAAGCCTTTTATGGAAAACCTGGCTAGGAGTCTCGATTGCGCAATGCCTTACCGTCAGCGCCTTGGCTGACGCGGCTGCGGTCAAGGTCGCCGGAAAATACAATGCCCGCGTCGCCCACGTGGAGACGATCGGGACGCTCTTCAACGACAAACAAGACGTCGGTGCGGGCTCCGGCCTTTTAATTGGTGAGACGCTCATCGTTACCAATAATCATGTTGTTCCGGATGCGAACAACTACAAGCGGCTGGACATCTTCATCCGCCTCAAATCCCGCCTAAACAATCCGCAATCCGCTACTATTCTGGCACGTGATCCGCAGCGGGACTTGGCGTTGCTGCAGTTGAGTACGCCTGTCTCGGATGCCGGCGGTAAGCATTGTCCAATGCCTATCTTGTTGAACCCATCCCAAGCCCCGATGGGTACAACAGTGCTGGTACTCGGCTTTCCGCTAAACCAGGACCTCAGCTTATCGGGCGGTTTGATCAGCAACCAAGGCTCACCTCCCAAAGAAGTCAGATGGCAGACTGACACTGTCATGAACCCGGGCAATAGCGGGGGGCCGGCATTCGAAGACCATGGATTCCTATTGGGTATCGCATCCGGCGGCATCGTCCAGTGGACGATCGGCGGCGAGACGCGCAACGTGAACGGCGTAAACTACTTCATCCCGGTATCAGAGCTCGTCGCGAGCCCCCTCTACCAGCACATAGACGAAATCCCCCAGGAAAAGCGTTGCTGGCGCGCATCTCAGGAGGATCTGGTCGTCGATGCGAGCACCTCAATCGCGATCGGTGATTCAGGATCATCGAAAGCACCTCCGGGTCCTACCGCACTTCAACGGAGCTATACAGTTTCAGAGACCAAGGACGATCATCCAGTAGCGTTGGCATCGCATTCCCGGAACTATCAGTCTCGTTTCCAGGCAGAGCCCGGCTACAAGGTCGTCGCGTGTACGCCGAAGGCGGAGAGCGCAAATCATGCCAACGATATTGTCTGTAACATTGATAGCGGCGGAGGATCTGCTGTCTTTTCGTACCGCTTGGAAAGCGGTCCCGCTATCGATCGCTGGCGCGGGTGGTGGGCCGGATACGTGACGCTGCGACAAGAGCGCATCGGAGGGGATAACGCACAATAGGAATTAGACGACAGCCGTACACGATCGATAGCGAGGGAAGCAATCTTCAAACGAGCGGCGATTGCGAACGAACGGTAAGGGGCGAAAGTGGCACGATTGCAGCGAATAGCGCTTACGCTTGCATGCGGGCTCGGCGGATGCGCCGTCATGCCCGACATTGCACCGGACTGGGCACTTCCGATGCGGGAGATCATGCTCCATTCCGCCTGTGAACTTCAGGATGCGCTCGGTACGCTTGATCGGGAGGTACCGCACGAATTGTTCAATGCGCGAAACTGGAAAATCGCGGTCACGCTGAATCCGAAATCGGAAGCGGACATCGTTCCCGGTGCCGGTTTAACTCGGAAGGTTCCCCCTCCCGCGACGACTCGCTTCTCGAACTGGATTGTGGGAGGCGGTAACGGTGTCACTCTTGATATGAGGGGAAACCGTACTGGAAGCGTCGATTTCAATTTCGACTCTGAAAAACTAATCCTTGATAGCGCTCTGCCCTGCGAGCGCGAAACGATTTCGTACCATTCGCTCACAAAGAATCTGGCCATTAAAGAATGGCTTTATCGTTCCGTGCAAGCCAACGCGGTAGCGGGTTCGGTCATCGACAATCCAAAATTCACGGCGCAAGTAGTCGTTAAGTTCAATGGGACCGCGAGCTACACCTATACATTCCCGCCTGGCACCGACTTTTTGACGCTTGGAGGGTACCTTCAGCTCGACCAGACGCTGAGCATTGTATTCACAAAGAAGCCGGCCGTCGTGGCAAAATATGATCTCGTGACGTTGCCGGCTGGCGGCGACGGGTTCAAGCGAAACCAGGCACGTCAGGTAACATCAAGCATTTCGATTCTAGAAGACCAACAGGTCTCGCTGCAGCAGATTCGGCAGCAATTGCAGAATCTGCGGGCAGTCGGCCAATAAGGGGGGCACCATGGCTGAGTCACTGCCGACGACCCTTCTGATCTTGTATTTCGTTGGGCAACCGCCGGTCGATCCGAAGGGCATTTCCAAAGCGGACTTGGAAACAAAAATCAACTGGACCCTTCAAAGCACTAGCCAGATAGAAACACGTAGCCCTGAAGCTTGCCGCGTTATCGGCAACCAGCTCATCACAAGGATAGACAAGGTCAATACCATGACTGTACGCGCATACTGCCTGTGCGCAGATGTCTCAGGGACGGTTTGCAAAGGAACGGAGGAGATGTCCCAGGGGCGAGATGCCAATGAAAAGAGCGTTCGAAAAGTAGAGAGCGCGATCGTAGAGGCACTTGGCCGGACCTCAGGAACGCAACGGCGAGCCCCGCCTAAAAACTGATGCTCGATCGAAGGCGCTGCGGACTGCCAATTTGGCGAACGATAGACGAAGATCGCCGAATAATGTTCGTTCGACTGCAAATGGTCGAGAGGTAAAGACGATTCCTTTTGCCGAGCGTCTGAGCTGTACGATCGACGAAGCGTGCGAAGTAACCGGCTTGGGGCGCACTAACTTTACGAGCTGATAGCAACCGGCCAACTCATCGCTACAACGGTCGGACGTCGACGCTTGGTCATGGTACGATCACTCTTCGCGCTACTCGATAAGACGAAACCGGAGTGATAGCCAAGGACAGTGGTGAGCGGAGCAAAAGCATCTTCGCAACTGCTCGAGAAAAGCAGCGCGTGAGCGGCATCATCGCTGTGGTGCCCCACGTCCCCGGGGCACAAGCGCCGCAACGCTCATGCGCGTTTCTCCATAGGCACCACGTTTCCGCCGCTCCTACGTACCAGAGGCACGACTATCGCCCTCGCGAGCTCTTCCAGGGCCGTCGCAATGTATTTGGCATAATGCCGCTCGATCATATTGACGGAGGTGTTATGCAATTTGGCGACGTGCTGGATAGGCAAACCCTTCCGGAGACCGCGCACGATGCTCGAGTGCCGCAAAGCGTAGGGAATTACGTGAGGCATTGCGGCACGTTCGCGAATAGCGTGCCAGGGGCGCGTAAGTTCAGCTGTTTTCCATGGGCCGCGTTTGGACCTTTTCCACTTTATGCCGTTAGACTCCTG
It contains:
- a CDS encoding S1C family serine protease: MADAAAVKVAGKYNARVAHVETIGTLFNDKQDVGAGSGLLIGETLIVTNNHVVPDANNYKRLDIFIRLKSRLNNPQSATILARDPQRDLALLQLSTPVSDAGGKHCPMPILLNPSQAPMGTTVLVLGFPLNQDLSLSGGLISNQGSPPKEVRWQTDTVMNPGNSGGPAFEDHGFLLGIASGGIVQWTIGGETRNVNGVNYFIPVSELVASPLYQHIDEIPQEKRCWRASQEDLVVDASTSIAIGDSGSSKAPPGPTALQRSYTVSETKDDHPVALASHSRNYQSRFQAEPGYKVVACTPKAESANHANDIVCNIDSGGGSAVFSYRLESGPAIDRWRGWWAGYVTLRQERIGGDNAQ
- a CDS encoding S8/S53 family peptidase → MRARKLLVSCCIISLLGLCSPSALGQDTSKDLLIKTKKLTPELVVAAAKLGKERMIPAKANSDILKLIAEICGTANARRYYLPVFLSANAGNEDIRSGKTILTKDATLVFPACLYADEQLATAKASNTRIEWGKLTPTTARTLQDAMRKTEPSAAALPKSTKWIASASTTAALEDVSSTNWGGQLIGYEHLNKTIPKKLVQQGPAIVAGFDSGRILDPGASEQYKKLLKGSLATDATSLDSNLILNSTAFERIARAQDIRASNQTTDFSRLPTGSSVVTSDFAPGGYQLTLKEGTDVKAAAKEIFAALPPTGSAVGQLSKFTPYFAEPLSGGAGDCTPGAAKKWPIDLDELKTVLEARKRIGKMPLTGRLLILDTGFPRGKVGTAPFSQNFFHPSPRDDDPLRERFLWTVARPPEYFNENSENASHGVGVLALALGGTQLLDEGWLWQYIDTQGGFIVDLMGYQRIPGNKLGVDANAVTRSLSGTGWGQADIVSVNLSLKFNIETMEEAPDFSGYFNEQQQVLFVIAAGNDGADVVGIIPAQWGGTSKRNVLTVGAVSSDNRYWAKSNKSQSFVDIGAPGCAVPTLSWNSTSQKFEPVVLSGTSFSAPLASFASNLLQEFTAGARRKARILSSGRFSSDLRKTTRSSRVLDIPAALATPFDVVRMGDGKMRLGRITWAPGRTLCNVPFVQNSFAQVHRTDTPDEVSVVRKIGPTNQGAIDFPNCTLASGQLSSIGFQEAVASDDGLRLGPAETLDFRNLESITFCDNCDLWQP
- a CDS encoding type I restriction enzyme HsdR N-terminal domain-containing protein encodes the protein MAKLSSKVAARIAVQLKKYQGILTGLQKRDVSEADTVTVVNDMLSDICGYDKYIHVTGQLAIRGTFVDLAVRVDDEIRFLIEVKAIGIELKDAHVKQAIDYAANEGIEWVVLTNGVNWRIYKVHFGQPIEKILVFDLDAIEASAKGPEVLECFGNLSREGFSKNTMAEFLLHKQVTNKFTVAAVLQTDFVLEVLRREIRRMSAGVKVEVEYLKSLLQDEVIKRDLIEGEEAKATLQNIRRLQRAATRKKAGVKFVDDAPTVAPVGDASATPPRAIVEPVVTVKSA
- a CDS encoding matrixin family metalloprotease, which translates into the protein MAFALFALVTSGAAVIQPSSARAQAALPAGVSKEEAFGTVLKASKWERLNIQVCWENPVTDDAPYRLIVRSAVEETWQRYSRIKFEGWGKCAQDTPGIHIRISDEGAHTKALGKFLDQRPDGMVLNFTFKTWSKSCQATREFCVYAVAAHEFGHALGFAHEQNRADAPAECHKDAQGTPGDYNVTKYDPQSIMNYCNPIWNGDGKLSDLDIEALQAFYGKPG
- a CDS encoding trypsin-like serine protease; translated protein: MSDESRRQRVTRSLGAAALLLALGSISSGYAAEIVMKKATPAGAGAPQIDGGTRQDVATWPATLKYFLSDNFACTSTIVGERAVITAAHCVAGATQAKVDLGADIFPIDCTTHPLFVRETLEADIALCYSSKDFPSTIGFENLDLRSTRVRIDSNLYLLGFGCRNVNTLAGDGELYGGSARVYQLATLPTGHVRTRGGVVICPGDSGGSAYMLAVDDKPVNPRSIVGINSGYIAVNRVSAITGLTGVMADFIRDWADDRKARICGVHQDARFCHDRFSP
- a CDS encoding excisionase family DNA-binding protein, coding for MADGQLVNGRRRSANNVPSTANGREAKTIPFAERLSCTIDEACEATGLGRTKLYELIATGQLIATTVGRRRLIMVRSLFALLGEAGVIAKDSG